Part of the Penicillium digitatum chromosome 4, complete sequence genome is shown below.
TCAGTCGTAAGGGCCAGTTCTTCATTGGCACGAGTCTCCTGCATCTCACGACGAACATCGTCTTCCGTCTCTCCACGCTTGATTCGTTGTGTCTCCACAAGCTTCCGACTAGCCCTCATAACAGCAGACCTCACCTCATGCAAGAGGCACAGCAGATTCGTCTGCGACTCAATGAACTGGTAGCTTGATTTCTCCGCATGCGAAAGCAGTGTATATAAATATTGCAGCGGATGTTCATAGTAACTCGGATTCTCCTCGAATTCGCCTGCAGGGATCTGCACCTGGAAGCCGCGTAGGTTCTCAGGCGCCTGCTGCACAAGAGCCAGGAGGGACGGGGCGATATCCCAAAATGCCGAGAGCTGTACCTCGACTCCTCGCATGACATTCTGCTCAATGACATCCAGGAACATCTCGAGTCGGGTTAGCGCCTCGGTTTCGTACTGAACGCGGCGGCGGAGTGCGTCCTGGGTGAAGAAAGCTTGAGTCTCACGTAGCTTGTCTTCGATTTTCATTTGCTTGTAAGGAAGGAGGGCGACGGCTTTGTATTTGTCGTCGCGATCGCTGATGAGGTCAAATGACTCGCGGTGGAGCTGTTCGCGCGCTTCGAAAAGCCATTTTAGTTGCGTCAGTTTCTCTAGGAGCTCAGGCTTCTCATCGCCTTCTTCCTGCGTTTGGTCCAGTGTCCCGCTCTGTGCATCGTCAGAGAGCATGCTACTCAGCTGGTTGATACATGTTGTTGCTCTGCTGATTCTGTCGACGAGAATGGCGTGCATCGGCTTGAGCACTGTTTCTTGGTACGTGTCTAGCTGGCGTTTGACCATTGCCCTTTCTCGCTCGTTCTCTTCGGCAATCATCGCCGCCTCGGCTTCTGCTGCTTCCGCAAAGGTGAGACTGCCTTCTTGGAGCTGGCTTTGGATATTCGATCTGAAGTGGCGGTGCCCCTCATCGACTTGTTGCTGATGCTCTTGAATCATTCGCTCCACGTCAGCCTTGTACCGATGTCTGGTGGTTTTGATCTCCGCGAGATCAGTAATTGATCGAACTGTAGTTCGATGAGTCACCAAATCAGGATGGCTGTTATTCACAGCAGGGTGGTGGCGGGGATAAGGCGGAGGTAGAGTGATCAACCGCGAGATGTCCAAATTGCGGCTTTCATAGCGATACCCAGTCCCGGTAGAATTTGCAGGAGACCCTTCATGCCAGCCGACTTTCTCAGGTGGGTAATCATCAGAGCCATATTCCGTACTCCCATAGTTCATGCTCACATCTTTGGGCTGAGAGGGAGTCAACTCCTGGTCCCCATGCATGGCCTCTCGAGGCAAGCCCATATACTTGGATTCCCGCTTGGATCGTTGAACCCTTCTCTCGGCCCCCTCGCCGCTGGAACCGGTTGCCGACTCCCACCAGCGACTTGGCGCACGGCCTCGAGAGCTCTCATCGTTGCTCATGTTGAGGCTGGCAATCGGCGATAGGCAAGGCTGATAGTTGGTCCACCATGCAGACTCCGGTCGACCTTCTCGGTTTTGTGGGATATCTAGCTTTGGCTGTGGTTTAAGCTTCGGCGGTTTCTTGACCGGCAACTCGAAAAGATTGCGGCGCACATCGTCTACTTGGAACGATTCCCAGACTTTCGAGTACCGCTGGCGCCGGATCTGCGATTCGGCAAGTAAATAGTCCGCAAATATCTTGAGTGCTTCCGCATCATCCTCGGCACTAGCTTCTTTGTCAATAAAGGTTTTGTGTCTTTGAATCGCATCATGCAGGAAAGCAGGATCTTTTTTAAGGACCGATTCCATTGAGACCTGTGCTGTTTGTCCTGGCATTCGGCGTAGTGGCAAGGGTTTCATTGTCGAAACAGCATCATAAGACATGTGGAGAATGTGAGAGAGTGGGCGGCTCTCTGCTTCTTGGGAGGGTGCACGGGAGTGTGAGCGTGGCCGGACCTCTTTTGCCGAGTTGAGAGGCGGAGTTGGTAGTGCTTTTGGCGGTACTGCTTGACTGGTTACTTTGGCATCTGCGGACGAGCCCACTCCATTTGGATTTGGCGAAAATGGAGGCGTATGCGCAAATTCAGCCGAGGGACCAGCAGAGCTGGGTTGTTTTCTGGGGGTGACGTAGGGTGATAGTTCGGGAAGTACAGCGCTAGGCGATGCTCGAGGTCGTGAGACAATATGTGGTCCTTCTGGTCTAATGCTGCTGCTACTGCCGGGAGTTTGATTGTACTTGCCCGACGTTGGATGCCGATAGTGGTCTGGGTTATTGGTCTGGTCTGGTAGAATCAGGTTCGACGGTTTGATCTGCTCGAGAGCATCGGCCCAAGAATTACCATTTGGTGATATCGCACTTGGCGGCTCGAATACCTGGCTTTGTCGGTTGCGTCGTTCAATTCGCCTTTCACGGATGCCCTTGGCACTCGGATCGCGGACTGCTGAGCTGCGGAAAAGGCCGCCACTACCGGGAGTTCTTTGATCAGTTGAATCCTGAGGATCACTGTCCTTCGGCTCTAGTGTCTTGGCTGCTTTTGCTGTATCAACATATAAAGTCTCCGTTGGTCGACTGTTCAAATATCCCTCGTCTATCCAATCAGCTGGCGTAGGCGGGATACTTCCCAGTCCTGTTCCTAGCACAGGAGGTCCCCTTCTCGTCGTCCGGTTCGAGTTTTGGGTTACTCTCAGAGATGAGGATTCTGTCGAGCCACTCACGCTGACAGACCTCGCGGCGGGAGGAGGCCCTGGAGGTGGTGGCGGAAGTGGCATCCCGGGCTCCCAGTTACCATTTGGCGGTGATCGATTTCGCGACTGACTCGTTGCCCTCGATGAGCCTGCACTGCTTATCACGGCTCCAGCAGATGCGGCTCTTCGAGATCCAGGGGCCCGGGATGGCGTATCGAAGTTTGCAGGTGTTGCAGACATATGCTCGTCAAAGCCGGGCGAGGGTTGGGCTTGGTCATACAGTGCCAGCTGAGGTATGTGGCTAGAAGCATTATATGGAATAGCTGGGTCATTATAGGACATGCCCTGATACCCCACTCGACCGTGGGAAACAGACCTACTCGCTGGGTGTCCCCTCGGGGGAGGTGGAGGGGGTAGCGACTGGCGCCCAGAGTCAGGCGGGTAAGCCATAGATATTGGCCGTGGCCGATTTGATCGTCTTTGATACTGGGTAGGCATCTCAAACACGCCCTCTCTGTTGTCAGGTGGGGAAGGCGTTCCGGCAAAATGAGATATTGGCTGACTAGAAAAGTCCCGGGACATTCGATTTTGGCTGCTGGGAGGTGAGTATGGCGGAGGAGGTGGCGACAACGACACATCTACCAAGGGATCAACGTCAATTCAACGCGGGTCTTGGGATACCATTGCTCTGCAAAGACGTAACCTGTGAGCGAGACTCACCCGGATCATTTCTTTGCGGCGTCACACGATGCATATTGCCTGGCTGAAGAAACGGGGCCTGCGCCTGGGGCCTGCCCGGAGGCCCCCAGTCTTGAGGATTATAAGGAACATTGTATGCGTTTCTAGACGCCATCGAAGACGACGAGACGGATCTGCCGTTCATAGGCGATGGAACAGCAGGCGATAGACCGTGAGTAAATGGGCTTGAAAGCGAGGTTGACGATAGAGGCGTCGGTGTTAGTCCAAGACCAGCCCCAAGACCCTGATATTGAGGACCGCTCAGTGATGTTGTCAATAATGGCGGCTGTACGGCGTGCTCTCGGCGACCTGGTGATGGCTGGTTACTGGGACTCGCAGCTGTCGATGACCAGCCCGGATAATGGTTGCTCAGCGGCTGTTCGACACCTGCATGATTTGAACCCAACCAGCTAGAGAGGTAGGGTCAGTATCACGCGTATTGAAAGTGCCCGAGGATGAGAATGGGTTGCACCTATTCATATTGGGCTGTGCATCCATTTAGGAGGCCCGATCGGAAGCCATGGCCGCCTGGAAAGGAAGAGGATGGCCCTAcagaacagaaaaaaaacagtTGCCTCGAAACAGGCGAAATACtactatctttttttttctgttcctTACAACTGCGGAGGGCAAGGTTGAGGAAAACATCAGTCTAGCCCATGTGGAGTACTCCTACCGGCAGAGCCAGAGGGATGGTGCGCCCATTATGAAATTAAATCTATATTTGGAACAGACGAAAGAAGAATTTTAGCAAGATCAAATGAGCTTGTCCGAAGCGGGGATTGTTATGCACCTGGCGATGTTCTCATCACATCCGGGGCCCATGCTCGGCGCTTATCGCTCTCTATGAGGGGTCCAACGACCCTTGTCCCTTATGTCCCCGCAATAAAAACAACAAACCACAGGGGAATTTGGTGGAATATCTCCAGCCGTGTGACTAGAGTATGCAAGGGTGGCTGTAGGGTGCAAAACATCCAAAAATAAAGATCATACGGAGTAATTTCAAACACTCTAAGCAAGGATCAGATGTTTCTTTGAATTCGTATTGGCATTTGTATTGA
Proteins encoded:
- a CDS encoding JNK-interacting protein, with the protein product MDAQPNMNSWLGSNHAGVEQPLSNHYPGWSSTAASPSNQPSPGRREHAVQPPLLTTSLSGPQYQGLGAGLGLTPTPLSSTSLSSPFTHGLSPAVPSPMNGRSVSSSSMASRNAYNVPYNPQDWGPPGRPQAQAPFLQPGNMHRVTPQRNDPDVSLSPPPPPYSPPSSQNRMSRDFSSQPISHFAGTPSPPDNREGVFEMPTQYQRRSNRPRPISMAYPPDSGRQSLPPPPPPRGHPASRSVSHGRVGYQGMSYNDPAIPYNASSHIPQLALYDQAQPSPGFDEHMSATPANFDTPSRAPGSRRAASAGAVISSAGSSRATSQSRNRSPPNGNWEPGMPLPPPPPGPPPAARSVSVSGSTESSSLRVTQNSNRTTRRGPPVLGTGLGSIPPTPADWIDEGYLNSRPTETLYVDTAKAAKTLEPKDSDPQDSTDQRTPGSGGLFRSSAVRDPSAKGIRERRIERRNRQSQVFEPPSAISPNGNSWADALEQIKPSNLILPDQTNNPDHYRHPTSGKYNQTPGSSSSIRPEGPHIVSRPRASPSAVLPELSPYVTPRKQPSSAGPSAEFAHTPPFSPNPNGVGSSADAKVTSQAVPPKALPTPPLNSAKEVRPRSHSRAPSQEAESRPLSHILHMSYDAVSTMKPLPLRRMPGQTAQVSMESVLKKDPAFLHDAIQRHKTFIDKEASAEDDAEALKIFADYLLAESQIRRQRYSKVWESFQVDDVRRNLFELPVKKPPKLKPQPKLDIPQNREGRPESAWWTNYQPCLSPIASLNMSNDESSRGRAPSRWWESATGSSGEGAERRVQRSKRESKYMGLPREAMHGDQELTPSQPKDVSMNYGSTEYGSDDYPPEKVGWHEGSPANSTGTGYRYESRNLDISRLITLPPPYPRHHPAVNNSHPDLVTHRTTVRSITDLAEIKTTRHRYKADVERMIQEHQQQVDEGHRHFRSNIQSQLQEGSLTFAEAAEAEAAMIAEENERERAMVKRQLDTYQETVLKPMHAILVDRISRATTCINQLSSMLSDDAQSGTLDQTQEEGDEKPELLEKLTQLKWLFEAREQLHRESFDLISDRDDKYKAVALLPYKQMKIEDKLRETQAFFTQDALRRRVQYETEALTRLEMFLDVIEQNVMRGVEVQLSAFWDIAPSLLALVQQAPENLRGFQVQIPAGEFEENPSYYEHPLQYLYTLLSHAEKSSYQFIESQTNLLCLLHEVRSAVMRASRKLVETQRIKRGETEDDVRREMQETRANEELALTTDLKDKVATVEGQWTEALGSQIEGLRERVKKQLMSENGWEELEQLEE